A window of Cryptomeria japonica chromosome 3, Sugi_1.0, whole genome shotgun sequence contains these coding sequences:
- the LOC131874440 gene encoding uncharacterized protein LOC131874440 — protein MASREVVKKYISWEVNNGENAEFWSDSWNEQVPLGIEEKFKEIKDITDREWGSKVADVINAIEIFSRKGIWKDLATLPLSRSQCRLLSSILQQRTVYVSDKADKLFWVPSKDGCYSIKEGYRALQCMEESRIKSRVYSLCWNNIVLPKEGCFAWLAVRKRILTSDKLVKLGIVQPFKCSLYGMYDETGDHLLLRCDFAQQCWAFVCEKLDFPIPFSDKLWNLFESWPTINSNSMFAGLWKCILAAVVWAIW, from the coding sequence ATGGCCTCTCGAGAGGTTGTCAAGAAGTATATTTCTTGGGAGGTAAATAATGGGGAAAATGCTGAGTTTTGGTCAGATTCTTGGAATGAGCAGGTGCCTTTAGGTATTGAGGAGAAATTTAAGGAAATCAAAGATATTACTGATCGTGAGTGGGGGTCGAAGGTGGCTGATGTCATAAATGCTATTGAGATATTCTCTAGGAAAGGCATATGGAAAGATCTGGCTACTCTTCCTCTAAGTAGGTCTCAGTGTAGGCTTCTGAGTAGTATTTTGCAACAAAGGACGGTTTATGTGTCAGATAAGGCCGATAAACTATTTTGGGTGCCTTCTAAAGATGGGTGTTATTCCATTAAAGAGGGCTATAGGGCTCTTCAATGTATGGAGGAGAGTCGTATAAAGAGCAGGGTGTATTCATTATGCTGGAACAACATTGTGTTGCCAAAAGAAGGATGTTTTGCATGGTTGGCGGTTAGGAAAAGGATTTTGACAAGTGATAAACTTGTTAAGTTAGGTATTGTGCAACCATTTAAATGCTCTTTATATGGTATGTATGATGAGACAGGAGATCACTTACTTTTAAGATGTGATTTTGCTCAGCAATGTTGGGCTTTTGTGTGTGAAAAACTTGATTTTCCAATACCATTCTCGGATAAGTTATGGAATTTGTTTGAATCGTGGCCTACAATAAATTCAAATTCTATGTTTGCTGGCCTTTGGAAATGTATTCTTGCGGCGGTTGTGTGGGCTATTTGGTGA